AGAGATACCATCAAATGTGAAAACAAAACGAAcaaattttatgaaaaaaaacaagaatttcAAAAGCTTTAGTGAGCGAACGTCCAGTATTCAAAGGGTTTTGACAACACGTGCAACATCGAAGCGTTCTTAACCAAAACCGAGACATCTAGCAAAATCTGGAAATTTCGTTAAGACAACTGAAACGGACGTAAGCAGCTAACAAAACTTTTTAACGTACCCGCAGCAAAAAAGGTATCCTTTGGTATTTATGTTCAAATctaaattaatattaaaaaattgtTATCAAAACGCTGACTCGAGGCTGGCATTTTCCAATGTGATGTGGTGGCTAATGCCATACATGGTCCGCACAGTGTTTCACAGCCTGTGGAAAAAATCGACACAATTATTGCCACCATAGGATATTAaactaaaggctggttttcacgaGCGACGGAATCGGCATCGTAAGCGCGTATGACCAAGTGGAAACTGCCTTCCGATTCCGTTTACGATTCCATCGCTTACGATCCTGTGAAAAttagattgtcggagtcggaagcagaagcggaagaacaagccaatcacaatgcagaGAAGTGGGCCCGGCCAAGGTGGAAATTTTGGCAacaaagcagaaaaaataaaaacatcgTGGATGTAGAGCAGAATTTTCTTCTTTGGCTCCTTCTTCTCCTTATTTTGCAAGACTTATTGGTTAAGTAGTATATACGGTAGTgatttgaggttttttttttctgtccccGCTCCGCCACTTTGGAGGCGTCGCAggtgcagaaaaaaaaacctttctcaaaTCAGTCCCGTATATACTAATGGTTTCTTTAATCACATACCTGATTTAAACCCAAATTGTTTGGCCACCTCCTGCCAAGTATTCTTTTTCATgttcttatttttaaaaaaatagcaaGACTTATCGCATAATACGGGGAAAGGTCTTACAGCCTCCACAACTTTCTCACCCATGCCCGCTatcgtaagcgacggagtcgtaagcggaATCGGAAGAAATTGGAAccgttctgattcttccgactccgatttATGGCTTTCACTAGATCATAAAcgctcttacgactccgacgCTAGTGAGAATCAGCCTTAACTAAGCCACATCTTCAAAATATACAAGCTTGAAGTAGCCTAGCAAGGGGTGAAAGGACAGctgaaagaaatcaaagttcTACGAAGGATTCGAACCTACAAACGCCCTTTGGATGCTCCAACCAATGAGCTGCAAGAACTAAAGACGTTTTTGACAATGTGTCCCACTGATCATGAATGCACCTCAAATGCACCTAATCGGttgactcaatgttgtacccaattcaaaccctttgggaataaaacattttgttccaggtatttccatatcatttaaatatgaatgctacattatcatgcaaatacaatacacaaagaatcttagtcccgggagatttgaattgggcacaacactgagttagctgGTTAGGTCTATTGTCGATGAAGAACCAAAAGAAACGACTTTGCCTCCCCTCCCCAGCAGTTCTTGTGGCTTAATTGTTTAGCATCATCCGACCGGATGGATGTCGTAGGTTCGAGTCCCAATCGAACTCGGAACTGGCCTGTTGCTTTGTGTTTTCCCTAAAGGGCGGTATACTTACATTGCACATGGCAGCATTTTGCTTATTAGCACACCAGAAGGATGGACCAAAGCTGCACAAATAATTACCCTTTTTCTTCAGGGCTGAGCAGAGACCGACTTCCTACGTGAAAGGTCAAAGGTAAAAGGTACATGATTAGGTTAGAAGCAATCAATCTCTAGTTGCACTTCATATACATGCATATGTGGTAGTTTAACgtacatttatttcatcaaTCTTTTGTGATGTAACTAATTCACCTTGGGGATGACCTCCTTAGATTCGCCTTAACTTAAGCCTGATATGTAAAGGAATGTAAATAAGTGAATTGTGTTAATGATTTAAATACCTCTAAAGCGGCCTACTTTGAaattcaatgttaaaaaaaaaaacatatgaaGTGTGTACACAAGTATTATCAACCTTGGTTTTGCCATTGTTGAAGTGCGGGCAAATCAACAGTGATGAACAATAAAGGATTAGCCTTTCATCATGCCCAATTTCAGCACCACAGAGGTTTTCTCATGTCCTAAGATGCATTCAGTTGTACTGCACATCCTTGAAACTGTGCTGCACAAAATACCATATCAGAAGACTTGGTCACCTAACAActtggtagcaaataaaaacaaaaataactacCTCACACAAGGTTTTAGGGTCAGAGGTTGCAATCAGATCCAGAACAGCTTGGCCATATTCAGAGATAAGAGCATTGCACTATGACATGGAAAAAAGAAATGTGTTAGCTATAGTATGTactgcaataattatttcaaacaaaataaatgcttAATACCCCTGTAAACCAGCATGATCAGGGAACACAACAGGATGACTCCACCAAAGGTAGggagtgatcctcgcactcaactggacaatttaagcaaatgtCTGttgtagacacctgaaaatttcacaTAGtttcaacaggattcgaacccatgacctctgtgattcCATTCCAATGCTCTTCCAACTGAGCTAGCAAGCCAGCCACAACGTGGTGGTCTGGGCAGGAGCTCCAGATTCAAGGTTTTCACAGTGTAGCAGTTGACGCTACTACCACATCACaagttaactgacaatcaaaatttaataattgacattttcattttaatatcCCAATGACCTTTGTGAAACATTTTAGGTCCACTACGTATGGAAGGGTAATCTCCTTCGTTAAAGCCCTGTTTATTACATATTAGTTATAGAACGTGGCAACAATTTCACAACATGAtcaaaaatatgaaaagaaaagtaaaaaaaggtTCAGTGAAGTTTATGAAAACAGTGTTTCGAtttgtaataatattaataattgaTTGTGCAACCACAAGAAAATACTGTAACAATGCATAACCCAAAAATTAATCATTATTCACTTAAATTACCTCAGAGGCAATCTGGGAAGGCAGGTAATTACAAATTTGTTCCAGAAGAGCCAAAATCTCTTGCTGTTAAAAGAAACACCACATTCACAATCAGAGCAAGTCCTACAATGTGCAATCATCACCCAAAAGTAATCCACATAATGTAATTAATTGCATTCAGTGCAAATAGGATGAAACCAAGAAGACATTCCCATAAAACTTGAAAACCGAAATGAAACACATTAGGAATGATAACCATTAAGTCCACCTTAAAACAAAGTTGTTGACAGTTAAGTTTTCTTGTGCTAAACTAACTTTCCTTgcaaaacagaagaatattttagaaaaaatttAGTTTATACACTCACTAATAATAGGGATTTTATGAAACGACGATGACAACTGCAATGACCACGTCACAAAAGATATCATTGGttactatcgatctcagaccTCCGTGGACAAGGGTTTTTTTCCAGCCCACTTCACGAACCATTGATTTCAGTCTGTggttaaaaaattctgatcacgtgataacattttttgcgGCTCTGCGGTTCTTGTGACACTATTTTCTGTTGCTCTCCCCAAAGAGCCAAACGCGAAACGATGTTGACGGCGAGTAAAACCGGCTAAAGCTATTACGGGTAACCCAGGAAAAGCCTTGTCCGAGGAATTGAGAAGGTGGAaaatttttttcaggtttttttcttttctcggtCGTGGGAAGAACGAggccacaaaaaatgttatcacgtgatcagaattTTTCAACTGAAGACTGAAATCAACAGTCTGTGAAGTGGGCTAAAAAAGGCCCTGGTCTacggacgtctgagatcgatagtaaaagaggaaaaaataatcgtgctgcacgtgctgcatGCAGTTTAGcacaaaaatttaatgtttgcGGTACTCTTCATCACCACGAcaagaaatcaccaaatttgaggttttgacgacaatgtgAGCATACAAAGGTCAACCTGTCATTCTCTATtattactctgaaaccgctcgtaccaattcatTTTTAGAACACTTCACCCATATTGTACAACACCAATGAGATGcaataatcacaaaaaaactgacgacagtgcaaagttatattttgaggtgacatttTCGTTGACATTGCCCTCCCAGAGTGTGTTAAGTCCCTAATTATCCAGACAAGGCTGTTCATATTTGCCATATGACATAAAATTTTCTGCCAGGAACTTAATCATAATTCACATAACTCTCAGCCCGCTAGACAGCCGGACCGGATCAAGATGAATGGATAAAACTAGGAACAGCAACCAAGTTCTTTTCGTTAGTTGCAGCCTGAGACAAACTAATTCCATTCTTGAAATCAACTCAGTTCCAATCAGGATGCACCATTCAGAATGGTGTGCACAAATTAAGCAAAACAGGTCTCTTTTTCTCACCAAGCACACTGTGTAAAGGGcgcaaatgaattttttttcttgcacaGATCTCTCATTAGAACAGTGCAATTGACTGTCATGTTAACAACTGCATCGCTAAGTGGAGATTGGGTgcccatcctggagcttccactattggcagtcagctccaagatggagactgtaCCCATGGATGGCTGGCAAAActtgacaacccagccatgagcccccacgcagCAGAGATACTGATAAACAGTGGAAAGtagaaagggggggggggggtggggggaactCTAAACACTCCACACAAAATGCTCCTACTTCCTGCTGAACTGATAAATAAGTTGTAGAAGTTGTATataacaaaaccactgacaacaacTGATCGCAGCCACTAGTTGTTAACCTCATACAGTCAAACCTCCGGTTGCGACCACCTCTCATCAGAGCCCACTTTTCCAAAATACCAAAAGTTTCCAAGTAAAATCACTATATTTGGAACCTCTTGTAAGCGACCAGCTCTTGTAAGCGGCCGTGACCACTTTTAGAGCTAATAGTTTGAAACTGGATAATAAGGCGTTGTAACATTATCGATGATTCTTGGGTAGAGGGAAATTTCTCAATGGGAAGTACCAGATTTTTTTCTGGCAAGTGACTTCTTAcatgaataaaaaaatcaaaatttcccaaaaaaatGCACATACCGGTATGCTGTATTCTGTCAGCCTTAAAACAGACAACATTAAATGTCTTATAATTATAAGAAATTAGAACTGATTTTCTGGTTGACTGATCTCTAAAGAACAGTCAACAGTTAAATGGAACAACAGTATGAAAATCGAAGTACAGTATTCGGCATGGTCAGCACGTTCCCTTTCAGTCAAAGTCATATCCACAATTTGTATATATCCTATTGTATATATCCTATTTTATAGTAGTAATTGTACCTAAACAGTCTTTGTATCAGCCATTATTTATGTATAGTAGGAAGTGTAATTTGTGTACTTGTAGTAGTAGGTTATTGGTATAGATGTAATAGTGCTTgtgtaaagtaaaataaaattatttaaaaaaaaaaaaaaaaaaaaatatccacaatttgtgatttttttttatttcagccAAGGTATTGATGTCTTGTTGTCTccgtaaaaaaatatattcacgtgggaataaatatttttgtgACTACTCACCATTATTGCATTGCTTTAGATGGACATTGATACATGGCATAACTCTTTGCAGTTACtatatgctaatgaggcaaTGTTTTGACTCAATATGGTCCTCCCATAAGCAACCACCTAGGATTGACATTTTGGGTGGTCACTTACGGGAAGTTCAACTGCATAAACAAAATTGCCAGTTCAATGACGTGCAAGAAAGAAGACTGCATTGACAACAGAGATGGCTGTCTTTTTACCTCAGTGGCATTGTCAGCAAGCAAATTCTTCAAGTATGTCATAACCAAAACGCAGATTTGACATGTTTCATTACTTCCAACTTTCAAAGTCACTTGCTTTTCAAGGGCTGCAAAGTAATTAAAACATATTGCAGGTACGTGTATGGTTAACTAACTAAACTGGACAATAATACTGCCTTAGACAAGCCAAGGGCTTGGATTGCCTTGCTTATTTCTGAAATTCTCTGCTTGAAAAAGTGCAATTTGTGAGGTTTCCTTGCCCCATGTTACATGTTAATGCAACAAGGCAAATTAAACTAGAAAGGGGAATATACACTAGTGGAGGATAGAGGCTTAACGCATTGACTCCCAAGAGAGAGACTTCATAGACTGTACTCAGtataatgccagacgattttactcaacATTATTCTACTAAGAAAACTATCAATAAAATTATGTCCCCTTTAAAATTAGGTTTATTTTAGGAGTTAATTAAGGGGTTTAAAAGAGGTGGTCCACAGCATTCTAAGGATTCATcacattttcttattttctacCTTAGAGAGTCACCTAccatatttacccgtgtataaggcGACCTTTTACAGCCtcaaaataagctccaaaaatcgtcCAAAATCCTCCAAAAACGCCAAGTTCTAGCTAAATAATtgattcaaaattaacatactaATGTTGTCTTGGTCATGACGAATGCAGTGGACtaaaaacttcaaaatgaatgacaaaagacttcaaaatgaatgtaaacaattccagttgaaatgagaAATGATTTGTCCaaatctaaatgttgaagatactaaCTAGCacaaaatatgaaatagacaatggaaatttttgtttaccaaaggcggaaagctcaaAAAGGCATTtatgtttcttcaaataaaacacgGTCATTCAactgcttagtaacctggcacaaCACCTCACATTTGCCtttgtttgcgtgcaagcatcgtcacttgCTTTGCCTGCAttaatgctggttggtaatgattgttttttattctggctgatttaaatgatttgcaaacttcgtagtgtttggtttatgagttttttgttttgtttgttatgtgagatattataaatcaaggaccaattaaaccttgcacgttttgcattgtttttgaagtcattttcaaagattgactcctgcttctgtgatgttgtacttatcctctaaagccatTTATCTTTGAGCAACAAAACAggttgaggtttacatgttcggtttgctgaaccacaaaactattaagcgattgaggccctgatttttttgtgtatccacagttccagaaatcgaagaatacaagattagtatcccatgaacatttaacaaagaaattaaggaaTTGCCTTTTTGcaatcaaaaatggggggtcgacttatacatgggattgAGTTATGTGCAGGTAAATACGGTAACTTTCTTGACCCAAGGAACAGAGAATTGTTAATGGTCACCATGGTTACAGAACAAGTTCTTGGTTGGTGCAACAGTgcttaatttaaaacaaatagcctgatttcgatatattaaaattcagccctaaaatgaggctctggggaataaacgcATACAAGTCCTTACATtcattccccagagccttgagatgatgcctttgTTCAAGACTGAGCTATTGGTctaccgtgtagcacttttatttcaGCGCGGTTTAATTCTTGTGGAGTTTGCTGATGGTACTTGATCCGTAAGAATAAATTCCAGTAGAAAGAAACACCAGCAAATTAAAAACCGTAAAAATTTACTCCCATTTATATAATTAAAAATTGCTTTTAATCCACTTGTGTTACTACGTATCATACAGTGGGGTAAAAAAGattatttattttgatatttgcattttGCTACAAGCAGAATGAAACGATAAAAGGTTAAgtcaatacttttccagtctctgaggcacaagaaacaaactcaaagcagtcaatcaaaaggtcacgtTAAACTTGTTCGAATGGGTCATCCCAAGGGACACCATTTTCCCACTCGTTCTCGGTGGTAAAGGGGTTTTCACCAGAAAAAgtaataaaagttgaaaatagtcgggctgcttgaaaagaaaactgcaaaaattAGTTCCTGAAAACCTCAAAACTCGCCAATCCACAAAATAAAAGTCCCACAAAAATTACATGCCACACGGTATTGCTTCAGCAGAACATTGTAATTTAGACCAGAAGATACTGTTAAGAGTGATGTTATGACAAAGTTCTGGTGCACTTAATGCCAGACACTTAAGCACAGAGCCCTTCACAACTATTGTGTACGTATCCTGTTTATCTTCAAACCTTTGCGATGTTCTTTCGACGCACAAAGTCCCAGAGTTGTGCAGACAATTGATGGATCGAGTTCCGCAATAAGGATCTGGACGATGGCGGGTTCATATTGTTGCACAAATTCATTACACTATCAAAAATAAAAGGGGCATTAGTACAGTACCACACTAATCTTGACCCTATCTTGTCCTTGATGGCATCCTTGAGTCAAGAATTATTCATGattctttaaaattaaaagtattGAGTCTTTCAATGACTGCATCATGAAAAAAACATGTCTTTAAACtgtagaatgaaacattttgAGGTTGAAGTTGTGAGTGCTTCTTTTACATTGGCAAAAGCGAAAAgaaagcctgaaattttcaggcttaaGCCCAATCTTGACCCCTTGGAGTTCCCGAATGctggattttttaaattttatttgaggtccagcgcttcgagttttgaaaggaaacctctgggtttcagcttgcttggtgcgtgatttgaaacctgtacgatgggaatttgtttgtgagtttcagcttgattggtatgtgatttgaaacctgtaagATGGGAATTTGTTagtgaaaatcggcttggtgctggagcgatccgaaattgagctttccacccttgtctttCTATTGGTACGCAGAggtgaacgtcgaacacaaacccttcatttttctctgtaattttaattttttaacaagCGCTCTACGACATGTAATTCTACTAAGTTGTAGAAGGACACGGCCGAATTCTACTCGTGACAATCAGTCATCATTGACACTGGATTTATCCTAATGCAGTGAAAAAATAATGATGCTTATCAACGTTTGTAAACATTTTCTgaatgttttgaaatgatttttcaatGGTATGGAACGTTTTCTATTTCCGTTGGGGAACATTGCAAACGTTTCAGAATGCATTGAGAATGTTTTTGATTGCATTTCAACGTTTCCAAATGCGTTGCGCTGAAAAACGGCTCAACACAATTttcattaagcctggttttcccaAAGAGGGTCACATTTAACAAACTTCCTCAAGTAAACTGAAATACTTGTGTCATTGCATGTTGCAAGAGCTGATAACCACTGCAAACATGACAGTAACTTTGAGGAAACATCCTATTGATctgaatttcagctttttagtcagaaaggaagaaaaatcagtttttaggCCTTGAAAATGGGGGGTCAACTTGTACACAAGTTCAACTTATATCTATCTTTAAATCAATAGTTACAATAAGGGGAATCCAGTCTGAATGGAGTCCTGAGAATTGTTTAAAGTAAGTTAACTCTCTCTGCACAAAGGAGTTCCCcaatgacaagtaaaatcatcagTTCTGGTGTTAAACAGAGTACGTAAATCTGTAACTAGCAATTTTAGGAGGCAAAGGATTACTAACCGGGGCCGGTTCCTAGAaggaggaataaattatacaagatataacagttattccagggataaatctgAGTCATGCAAGCCTAGatggcgagtcaacatgcgaatgACACTGTtcttgaaagctaaccattttaaaatgggtgcttagacttaataacagtttatcagcactatttgaaatgggtgcttagacttaaattcaaaatttgcatggctcgcatgacttgcTGGCTTGCAGACTGTCCAGCCCCACTGCGTCCCGGGTTTGCATGACTGTCTTGAATTCTCTCCACttccctcgtgtttagatgaggctatggaaacactgaaaacgtcctctattgcttaagtaATGATCTAATGTACAGTCTGAGAACAAGGTAGTTTTGATCTAAAGTAGTCTtgaaaaaacagagaaatagaTTCCTTCCCTTGTTGCCAAAATTTCTTAAGGATTTTGTTCAAGTCATTTTCCTCAGCCCATCAAACCTCCCCTACATAATTTCACATTCATTAAAATACCATTCAGGCTTTATAAGAAAGCTAAAATCAAAGGATGAataaggataataataataataataataataataataataataataataataataataataataataataataataataataataataataataataaataaatatgattCTTGCTGTTTGTTTAACAAATGAAATCTGAATTAAGGAATAATAAGATCCTTCAAAAATTCTAAGGAATCCAATAATCATCATTCCAGAACAGATACTTCAAAACACAAGGAgcacactttaaaaaaaatcacatacATGcgtgtaaaaattatttatttttattaggATACCGTACATCATTTCGCACTGTCTCTGGCAGGATACTGCACACCTCCTCTAGAGCATCCTCAATTTCTTgctgtgtaaaaaaaaaaagaagtaaaatttCAGCTTCTAGTCACCCCCCTTCCCCTAGAAAATAGCATGCACAGCGAATGGACAAACACCAGTGGATAAAAATCCACTCCCAAGAAAGCTGAAAGCTTGATGTCTTCATAATATGGGCAGTATTTGCTTTACTTATTACCCGTTTCAGAGATATGCAACTTCTGAACATCAAATTCCAATCAACGGTGTTGTTGTTTGCTGTGAACAATCACTATAGGAGAATAGGCAAGACACTGGCACCCATGAAGTTTGGTAGAGTTTGGCAAAAATTTGTAAGGTTCTCATGCGTCGGTTGCAGTCATCCAAGCTTTGCATTTCACCATATTTTTTGCAaggcaatttagaaatctgCTAGTGTGACCAGGCCCTAAGGTTAGCATTCATTAAGGCTTTGGGTCATTTCTTACAGtatgcattttatactgaccaaTTATTGACGAAAAGCATTTTATGTTTTATCAGTTTCAAGTAACTGATGTTCTTCTGCTTAATCTTATTCTCACCTGTGTTGCATTTTCCTTGAGGATAGTTTTGAGTTCACCCATGACATATTCACACAAAATACATTGAGGAGAAGCTCTGTAAGGCTTGGACTTGAAAATGGCTGGTTTTGAAGCCACAGAATGTGGTCTTAAAGGCAGTGGCTTGAAGATGAGCTTGGCAGCAACTGTTTCTTTTGCTTTGGATGTGCACAGTCCCAATGCAGTGCATACTTGCTGGGGATCATCctttaaaaagcaaaatatttgCTTAACTTAATCAGCCATGGTCAAAATAAGCGAACGGGCAAGTTAAAATTTTCAAATCTTTTCCTATACAAGCAAATTGAGAGGATGCAGCAACAGAAAAAGTGTGGGCAGCATTAAGCACTACACGTGTGATCGGCGTATTCCTGTTTCGGTGAAGATATATTTAATATACATTACCTTGAAATTGTGTAACAAAATTGTGTAATTTCA
The genomic region above belongs to Montipora capricornis isolate CH-2021 chromosome 5, ASM3666992v2, whole genome shotgun sequence and contains:
- the LOC138050002 gene encoding prosaposin-like, yielding MAFTYAVFVVFVAAVSASPVTEDKCSWGPSYWCENFEQAVECKALEHCRENVWAVKDEVACEICEEIVPKIKDFLSNTTTQEEVITLLEQACSAIGEFATMCKALVDKYEPLIMTNLEKIMDDPQQVCTALGLCTSKAKETVAAKLIFKPLPLRPHSVASKPAIFKSKPYRASPQCILCEYVMGELKTILKENATQQEIEDALEEVCSILPETVRNDCNEFVQQYEPAIVQILIAELDPSIVCTTLGLCASKEHRKALEKQVTLKVGSNETCQICVLVMTYLKNLLADNATEQEILALLEQICNYLPSQIASECNALISEYGQAVLDLIATSDPKTLCEEVGLCSALKKKGNYLCSFGPSFWCANKQNAAMCNAVKHCADHVWH